One segment of Streptomyces sp. TG1A-8 DNA contains the following:
- the katG gene encoding catalase/peroxidase HPI translates to MTENHDAIVTDAKAQEGSGGCPVAHERALHPTQGGGNRQWWPERLNLKILAKNPAVANPLGEDFDYAAAFRSLDLAAVKQDIAEVLTTSQDWWPADFGHYGPFIVRMAWHSAGTYRISDGRGGAGAGQQRFAPLNSWPDNANLDKARRLLWPVKKKYGQRLSWADLMILAGNVALESMGVTTFGFGGGREDVWEPEEDVYWGPETTWLDDKRYTGNRELENPLGAVQMGLIYVNPEGPNGNPDPLAAARDIRETFGRMAMNDEETVALIAGGHTFGKTHGAGPADHVGPDPEAATLEDQGLGWKSTYGTGKGADTITSGLEVTWTSTPTRWSNGFFDNLFGYEWELTESPAGAKQWRPKDGAGEGTVPHAHDSARKIAPSMLTTDLALRFDPVYEPISRRFHENPQEFADAFARAWYKLTHRDMGPKALYLGPEVPAETLLWQDPLPERDGDPIDAADIAVLKTKLLDSGLSVSQLVTTAWASASTFRGSDKRGGANGARIRLEPQRGWEVNDPDRLALVLRTLEGVRQEFNASSGAKRVSLADLIVLGGVAAVEKAAKEAGFQVEVPFTPGRVDATEEHTDAESFEALEPTADGFRNYLGKGNRLPAEYLLLDRANLLTLSAPEMTVLVGGLRVLGANHQQSQLGVFTKTPGSLTNDFFVNLLDLGTTWRATSQDQTAFEGRDAVTGEVKWAGSRADLVFGSNSELRALAEVYAADDAKEKFVKDFVAAWDKVMNLDRFDLA, encoded by the coding sequence ATGACCGAGAACCACGACGCGATCGTCACAGACGCGAAGGCGCAGGAGGGGAGCGGCGGCTGCCCCGTCGCGCACGAGCGGGCGCTGCACCCGACCCAGGGCGGTGGCAACCGCCAGTGGTGGCCGGAACGGCTCAACCTGAAGATCCTCGCCAAGAACCCGGCCGTGGCCAACCCGCTGGGCGAGGACTTCGACTACGCCGCGGCCTTCCGGAGCCTGGACCTGGCCGCGGTCAAACAGGACATCGCCGAGGTGCTGACCACCTCCCAGGACTGGTGGCCGGCCGACTTCGGCCACTACGGCCCCTTCATCGTCCGTATGGCCTGGCACAGCGCGGGCACCTACCGCATCAGCGACGGCCGCGGCGGCGCCGGCGCCGGCCAGCAGCGCTTCGCCCCGCTGAACAGCTGGCCGGACAACGCCAACCTGGACAAGGCCCGCCGGCTGCTGTGGCCGGTCAAGAAGAAGTACGGGCAGAGGCTGTCCTGGGCCGACCTGATGATCCTCGCCGGCAACGTGGCGCTGGAGTCCATGGGCGTCACCACCTTCGGCTTCGGCGGCGGCCGTGAGGACGTGTGGGAGCCGGAGGAGGACGTCTACTGGGGTCCGGAGACCACCTGGCTCGACGACAAGCGCTACACCGGCAACCGCGAGCTGGAGAATCCGCTCGGCGCCGTGCAGATGGGCCTGATCTACGTCAACCCGGAGGGCCCCAACGGCAACCCGGACCCGCTCGCCGCGGCCCGCGACATCCGCGAGACGTTCGGTCGCATGGCGATGAACGACGAGGAGACCGTCGCCCTGATCGCCGGCGGCCACACCTTCGGCAAGACCCACGGCGCCGGCCCCGCCGACCACGTCGGCCCCGACCCCGAGGCCGCCACGCTGGAGGACCAGGGCCTGGGCTGGAAGAGCACCTACGGCACCGGCAAGGGCGCGGACACCATCACCTCCGGCCTGGAGGTCACCTGGACCTCGACGCCGACCCGGTGGAGCAACGGCTTCTTCGACAACCTCTTCGGCTACGAGTGGGAGCTGACCGAGAGCCCCGCCGGCGCCAAGCAGTGGCGGCCGAAGGACGGCGCGGGCGAGGGCACGGTCCCGCACGCCCACGACTCCGCCAGGAAGATCGCCCCGTCCATGCTCACCACCGACCTGGCGCTGCGCTTCGACCCGGTCTACGAGCCGATCTCCCGCCGCTTCCACGAGAACCCCCAGGAGTTCGCGGACGCCTTCGCCCGCGCCTGGTACAAGCTGACCCACCGCGACATGGGCCCGAAGGCGCTCTACCTCGGCCCGGAGGTCCCGGCGGAGACCCTGCTGTGGCAGGACCCGCTGCCGGAGCGCGACGGCGACCCGATCGACGCCGCGGACATCGCCGTCCTCAAGACCAAGCTGCTCGACTCGGGCCTGTCCGTGTCCCAGCTGGTCACCACCGCGTGGGCGTCCGCCTCCACCTTCCGGGGCAGCGACAAGCGCGGCGGCGCCAACGGCGCCCGCATCCGCCTGGAGCCGCAGCGCGGCTGGGAGGTCAACGACCCCGACCGGCTGGCGCTGGTGCTGCGCACCCTCGAAGGCGTCCGGCAGGAGTTCAACGCCTCCTCCGGCGCCAAGCGGGTCTCCCTCGCCGACCTGATCGTCCTCGGCGGCGTCGCGGCCGTGGAGAAGGCCGCCAAGGAGGCCGGCTTCCAGGTCGAGGTGCCCTTCACCCCGGGCCGTGTCGACGCGACCGAGGAGCACACCGACGCCGAGTCCTTCGAGGCGCTGGAGCCGACCGCGGACGGCTTCCGCAACTACCTGGGCAAGGGCAACCGCCTGCCGGCCGAGTACCTGCTGCTCGACCGGGCCAACCTGCTGACCCTGAGCGCCCCCGAGATGACCGTGCTGGTCGGCGGCCTGCGCGTGCTGGGCGCCAACCACCAGCAGTCCCAGCTCGGCGTCTTCACCAAGACCCCCGGCTCGCTGACGAACGACTTCTTCGTCAACCTGCTCGACCTGGGCACGACGTGGAGGGCGACCTCGCAGGACCAGACCGCCTTCGAGGGCCGCGACGCCGTCACCGGAGAGGTGAAGTGGGCCGGCAGCCGGGCCGACCTGGTCTTCGGCTCCAACTCCGAGCTGCGCGCGCTCGCCGAGGTGTACGCCGCCGACGACGCGAAGGAGAAGTTCGTGAAGGACTTCGTCGCCGCGTGGGACAAGGTCATGAACCTGGACCGGTTCGACCTCGCCTGA
- a CDS encoding DUF5825 family protein has translation MTNALMDIGELRTRAAARGRAPAGGRPGAATLTLGADGAGLPTAAELTALLSRVPVAGVRLAEPADFPALPDHMLVRLIALIRECSSIGARVTWSLILGADQLDLVPRLDHLPAPGALTVRGEGGAPVGEWRSAGTFGLLYFRKGPAFLSVVDQRPDSRGQVVVDDPAMTDVFLQALEGCAWAEAARTPRHAAAARDLVDAGLLLRVGDQCVTLPVHMRSWPLGAALLGGTLASAGKRTDEVKG, from the coding sequence ATGACGAACGCGCTGATGGACATCGGGGAACTGCGCACCCGGGCCGCGGCCCGGGGCCGCGCGCCGGCCGGCGGCCGGCCCGGGGCCGCGACGCTGACCCTGGGGGCCGACGGGGCCGGGCTCCCCACGGCCGCCGAGCTGACGGCGCTCCTGTCCCGGGTGCCGGTCGCGGGGGTGCGGCTGGCGGAGCCCGCCGACTTCCCGGCTCTCCCCGACCACATGCTCGTGCGCCTCATCGCGCTGATCCGCGAGTGCTCCTCGATCGGCGCCCGGGTCACCTGGTCCCTGATCCTGGGCGCGGACCAGCTGGACCTGGTCCCGCGGCTCGACCACCTTCCCGCCCCCGGCGCCCTCACGGTGCGGGGGGAGGGCGGTGCACCCGTCGGCGAGTGGCGGTCCGCCGGCACCTTCGGCCTGTTGTACTTCCGCAAGGGACCGGCGTTCCTGTCCGTCGTCGACCAGCGGCCCGACTCCCGCGGACAGGTCGTCGTGGACGATCCCGCCATGACGGACGTCTTCCTCCAGGCCCTGGAGGGCTGCGCGTGGGCCGAGGCGGCCCGGACCCCGCGGCACGCCGCCGCCGCGCGGGACCTGGTGGACGCGGGCCTGCTCCTGCGCGTCGGGGACCAGTGCGTGACCCTCCCCGTGCACATGCGTTCGTGGCCACTGGGAGCCGCCCTCCTGGGCGGAACCCTGGCTTCGGCCGGGAAGAGGACGGACGAGGTGAAGGGGTAG
- a CDS encoding RiPP maturation radical SAM C-methyltransferase translates to MRILLISMPWQGLDTPSSALGILGQCVRRNATGWAVEELYANIRWAEHLVRESDGAITSADYQHVAVQVFHGVGDWVFTPALYDLDTYRADEFSEFLRQRDVDPLVPVAMQKHARQFIRALAAEIALDPPDVVGFTSTFMQNVPCLALAGELKRLVPGIVTVLGGSNCDGAQGPALHRNFEQVDLVVSGEGERSLPALLRRIAEGRDFAGIPGLSWRDEGRTVVNPPAQGALPFAAVPPPDYDSYFEALEKSVFRQHIRPMMVLETSRGCWWGEVHQCTFCGLNGSNIDFRSKAPERIAEEVRDLAERYRVLDLIMVDNILDMKYLNTAMPAMAALGCDLRIHYEIKSNMTREQLSTLKEANVLYVQPGIESLSSHVLRLMDKGVSGAHNVRMLRDGEDLGLNVTWNILYGFPGETEDDYRPLLGKFATLEHLQPPTGAWRIALERFSPYFEDPGQGFMFRRPAEIYDFIYKVPRDELYDLVYLFDTSIQGIAGPLEDELKQGVEEWARAYRHSTLTYWTDDRGRVVVEDRRASWPQEVIELDDVRSNVYLGMFQCAAREGIRRRLAESGHVVGEAELEQTLRYFVDRGLAFEDEGRYVSVALGVDPYRRKLVNGKEVAAS, encoded by the coding sequence ATGAGAATCCTGTTGATCAGCATGCCGTGGCAAGGGCTCGACACACCGTCCAGCGCACTGGGCATACTCGGGCAGTGCGTTCGCAGGAACGCCACCGGCTGGGCCGTCGAGGAGCTGTACGCCAACATCCGCTGGGCCGAGCACCTGGTGCGCGAGAGCGACGGCGCCATCACGTCGGCGGATTACCAGCACGTCGCGGTCCAGGTGTTCCACGGCGTGGGCGACTGGGTGTTCACCCCGGCGCTGTACGACCTGGACACCTACCGGGCCGACGAGTTCTCCGAGTTCCTGCGGCAGCGGGACGTGGACCCGCTCGTGCCCGTCGCGATGCAGAAGCACGCCCGGCAGTTCATCCGGGCCCTGGCGGCCGAGATCGCCCTCGACCCGCCCGACGTCGTCGGGTTCACGAGCACCTTCATGCAGAACGTGCCGTGCCTCGCGCTGGCCGGGGAACTGAAGCGCCTCGTGCCGGGCATCGTCACGGTGCTCGGCGGCAGCAACTGCGACGGAGCGCAGGGTCCCGCCCTGCACCGCAACTTCGAGCAGGTCGACCTCGTGGTGAGCGGTGAGGGCGAGCGGTCACTGCCCGCGCTGCTGAGGCGCATCGCCGAAGGCCGGGACTTCGCCGGCATCCCGGGCCTCAGCTGGCGGGACGAGGGGCGGACGGTGGTGAATCCGCCCGCCCAGGGGGCGCTGCCGTTCGCCGCGGTCCCCCCGCCCGATTACGACAGCTACTTCGAGGCGCTCGAGAAGTCGGTCTTCCGGCAGCACATCCGCCCGATGATGGTGCTGGAGACCTCCCGCGGCTGCTGGTGGGGGGAGGTCCACCAGTGCACGTTCTGCGGCCTGAACGGGTCGAACATCGACTTCCGGAGCAAGGCCCCCGAACGCATCGCCGAAGAAGTCAGGGACCTCGCCGAGCGGTACCGGGTCCTCGACCTGATCATGGTGGACAACATCCTCGACATGAAGTACCTCAACACGGCCATGCCGGCGATGGCCGCCCTCGGCTGCGACCTGAGGATCCACTACGAGATCAAGTCCAACATGACGCGGGAGCAGCTGAGCACCCTGAAGGAGGCGAACGTCCTCTACGTCCAGCCCGGCATCGAAAGCCTGAGCAGCCACGTGCTGCGCCTCATGGACAAGGGCGTCAGCGGCGCGCACAACGTGCGGATGCTGCGCGACGGGGAGGACCTCGGCCTCAACGTGACGTGGAACATCCTCTACGGCTTCCCCGGCGAGACCGAGGACGACTACCGCCCGCTGCTCGGGAAGTTCGCCACCCTGGAGCACCTGCAGCCGCCGACGGGAGCGTGGCGCATAGCGCTGGAGCGGTTCAGCCCCTACTTCGAGGACCCCGGCCAGGGGTTCATGTTCCGGCGACCGGCCGAGATATACGACTTCATCTACAAGGTCCCGCGCGACGAACTGTACGACCTCGTCTACCTCTTCGACACCAGCATCCAGGGGATCGCGGGCCCCCTGGAGGACGAGCTGAAGCAGGGGGTCGAGGAGTGGGCCAGGGCCTACCGGCACAGCACCCTCACCTACTGGACCGACGACCGGGGCCGGGTGGTCGTCGAGGACCGCCGCGCCAGCTGGCCGCAGGAGGTCATCGAACTGGACGACGTCCGGAGCAACGTGTACCTCGGCATGTTCCAGTGCGCCGCGCGCGAGGGCATCCGCCGGCGGCTCGCCGAGAGCGGGCACGTCGTCGGCGAGGCGGAACTGGAGCAGACGCTGCGCTACTTCGTCGATCGCGGCCTGGCCTTCGAGGACGAGGGGCGGTACGTGAGCGTCGCCCTGGGGGTCGACCCGTACCGCCGGAAACTGGTCAACGGCAAGGAGGTCGCCGCGTCATGA
- a CDS encoding Fur family transcriptional regulator codes for MTASRTPATAEELRGAGLRVTAARVALLETVRGGDHLGVEAIAAGVRDRVGHVSLQAVYEALHALTAAGLVRRIEPAGSPARFEGRVGDNHHHVVCRSCGAVADVDCAVGDAPCLTASNDHGFSIDEAEVVYWGLCPGCSTVRSS; via the coding sequence ATGACCGCTTCCCGGACTCCGGCCACGGCCGAGGAACTGCGCGGTGCCGGCCTGCGCGTGACGGCGGCGCGCGTCGCGCTGCTGGAGACCGTCCGGGGCGGTGACCATCTCGGTGTCGAGGCGATCGCCGCCGGCGTCCGCGACCGCGTGGGCCACGTCTCCCTGCAAGCCGTCTACGAGGCGCTGCACGCGCTCACCGCCGCGGGACTCGTCCGCCGCATCGAACCGGCCGGCAGCCCCGCGCGGTTCGAAGGGCGCGTCGGCGACAACCACCACCACGTCGTGTGCCGTTCGTGCGGTGCCGTCGCCGATGTCGACTGCGCGGTCGGTGACGCTCCCTGCCTCACCGCGTCGAACGACCACGGCTTCTCGATCGACGAGGCCGAGGTCGTCTACTGGGGCCTGTGTCCCGGCTGTTCCACCGTTCGTAGTTCCTGA